GTTTGATAACCGCTCACAGAAGATCGCTCTATCATTTGCGCATTTATTGAATGAAGCCGGCGTAAGCTTCGCGATTCTTGGTAATAAAGAGAAGAACTCCGGAGACACACCACGTCGCCTCGGAAATGAATTCTTATTCCAAGAGCTCGCAACAGCGAATATCGCGGAATTCGAAAAAGCGAACGTCTCGAAAATTGTGACGATCGATCCGCACGCCTATAATATCTTCAAAAATGAATATCCTGATTTCGGACTGCAAGTCATCGTCAAACACCATACCGAGTTGCTACACGAACTAGTTATGGCAGGCAAGCTAGTACCGAAGTATGAAATCGATGAAGTCATCACATTCCACGACTCTTGTTATCTAGGTCGCTATAATGATGTCTATGATCAGCCGAGAGAAATTCTTAAAGCGATTCCAGGCGTTCAGTTGGTGGAGATGGAACGTAACCGCGAAGACGGTATGTGCTGTGGAGCAGGTGGCGGTATGATGTGGATGGAAGAAGATACAGGACAGCGCGTCAACGTAGCACGTACTGAACAAGCGCTTGAAGTGAGCCCAGGAATCATTTCATCAGGTTGTCCGTATTGCTTGACGATGTTGTCTGACGGAACGAAAGCCGTTGAAGTCGAAGAACAAGTCGGCACATACGATATTGCTGAACTATTGGAACGCTCGATCTTTGGAGAACACCAAACAGTCGTTGAAACTGAAGAAGTAGTAGAGTTGGAGGAAGGGATTTTAGAACCTGAGTTAGCTGTAACGGTTGAAACAGGGGATGGAACACCGGAAACCGACGATAGAAAACAAGATTAAAATTATTGCGAATATCGTGTCAATACCGTACAATTAAGATATCTAAAACGCTAACAATTGAATGAACTATTAATAAGAGGGTCTATACACCCTCTTATTTAGTAGTAAGATATCGAGCGAGCGTTCAGTCAGTAAACTACTAGGGGGAATAGGAAAATGAGAACAGTAATCTTACAAGGTGCTAGAACACCATTTGGAAAATTAAGCGGGGCACTACAATCGCAAACAGCAAGTGATCTAGGCGGTATCGCTATTAAGGAAGCGCTTGCACGGGCTGGAGTACAAGGCGATCAAGTAGACGAAGTCATCATGGGGACGGTTTTACAAGCAGGGCAAGGTCAGATTCCTTCTCGCCAAGCAGCTGTTAAAGGCGGTATTCCGTACGGCGTCAAAACGGAAACGATTAACAAAGTATGCGCTTCCGGAATGCGCAGTATCACACTCGCTGATCAGCTGATCCGTCTTGGGGATGAGACAACGATTGTCGCGGGTGGTATGGAATCAATGACCAACGCACCGTACTATGCAAATGTTCGTTCAGGTTTGAAAATGGGCGATAGCACATTGGTAGATGGCATGATTTACGATGGATTGACGTGTTCATTCTCTGAAGGCAATGTCCACATGGGCACATACGGAAACAGCACAGCAAACGACTTCTCTGTAAGCCGTGAAACGCAGGACGAATGGTCGTTACGTAGTCATGAACGCGCACTTGCAGCGATGGATAATGGATTATTTGAAGAGGAAATCGTTGGCGTCAGCATTCCACAGCGCAAAGGCGATCCAGTCGTTGTGACAGAAGATGAAGGCCCACGTAGAGGCAGTTCACTTGAAGCGTTGGCGAAACTACGCCCAGCTTTCGGCAAAGAAGGCAGTGTCACAGCTGGAAACGCACCTGGTATTAACGACGGTGCGTGTGCGGTAGTGTTAATGAATGAAGACGAAGCGAAGAAGCAAGGCAAAGAACCACTTGCTGTGATTCTAGGCCACGCGGAAGTTGCTATCGAACCGGAACGTTTCCCTGAAACACCAGGCCACGTCATCAAAGCGTTACTTGAGAAAACAGGTAAAACAGCGGACGACATTGATCTATATGAAATCAATGAAGCATTCGCAGTCGTTGCGCTTGCGAGCTCACAAATCGCTGGACTGGACGAAGAAAAAGTGAATGTCAATGGTGGCGCAGTCGCACTAGGACATCCAATCGGTGCAAGCGGAGCGCGTGTCGTTCTGACACTGGCAAATGAATTAAAACGTCGTGGCGGTGGAATCGGAATCGCAGCAATCTGTTCAGGTGGCGGTCAAGGCGATGCCATCATGATCGAAGTACCAAAAACTAACTGATCGGGGGCATTCCAGATGACAATTGAAAAAGTATTCGTAATCGGTGCAGGACAAATGGGCGGAGGAATTGCTCAAGTCTGCGCACAGGCGGGCTATCAAGTAACTCTTCACGACCTCAATGAAGAAGCATACGACCGAGGTTTTAAAGTCATCACGAAAAACTTAGCGCGCAACGTGGAAAAAGGACGTATGACAGAAGAAGAAAAAGAAGCAGTGCTTGGTCGCTTCACGAAATCACTGGATATGCAAAATGCCAAAGATGTCGACATCGTCATCGAAGCGGCAGTTGAAAACATGGCAATCAAATCAAAGATCTTTGCGGAGCTCGATGAAATCACACCGGAACACACGATATTGGCAACGAACACATCTTCGTTGCCTATTACGGAAATCGGTGCAGCTACTAAACGTCCAGGGAAGGTCATTGGCATGCACTTCATGAATCCAGTACCGGTCATGCAGCTTGTCGAAGTCATTCGAGGCCTGGCTACAGATGATGATGTCTATGAAGCCGTCGAAGAGATGACGAAAAAGCTCAGCAAAACACCAGTTGAAGTGAACGATGCGCCAGGATTTGTTGCGAACCGCGTATTGATGCCGATGATCAACGAAGCCATCTTCACATTATACGAAGGTGTTGCGACGAAAGAAGCCATTGATGATGTCATGAAAATGGGAATGAATCATCCGATGGGACCTCTGCAACTAGCAGATTTCATAGGACTTGATACATGTCTCTACATTATGGAAACACTGTATGAAGGATTCGGCGACTCGAAATACCGTCCATGCCCGTTGCTGCGTAAATACGTCAAGGCGGGTTGGTACGGCAAGAAAACAGGACGCGGTTTCTATTCATACGAATAATCGAATTAAGTGGAAAGTAAGAGGTGAAAAGGATGGATTTTATATTAACAGAAGAACAACAAATGATGCGCCAAATGGTTCGTGATTTCGCAAAGAACGAGATCGAACCTTGGATTCCCCGAATGGAAGATGGAGAGTTTCCACGTGAACTACTAGAGAAAATGGGCGAGCTCGGATTGATGGGCATTACAGCGCCTGAACAGTATGGAGGTTCAGAGATGGACTTCTTGTCATATATCATCGCGATTCACGAACTATCGAAAGTCAGCGCCGTCATGGGCGTCGTGTTGTCTGTCCATACTTCTGTTGGAATGAATCCAATCCTTTACTTCGGCACGGAAGAACAAAAGAACCGCTACTTACCCAAAATGGCATCTGGCGAGTATCTCGGTGCCTTCTGCCTGACTGAAGCATCGTCCGGATCCGATGCAGGTTCATTGAAAACGAAAGCGAAGCGAGTCGACGACCACTACGTGATCAACGGCTCCAAAATATTCATCACAAACGGTGGAGAAGCGGACGTTTACATCGTATTTGCTAACACGGCTCCTGAGAAAGGTACATACGGCATTACCGCATTCATCGTCGACCGAAACACACCGGGGTTATCTATAGGGAAAGACGAAAAGAAAATGGGACTACACGGTTCACGAACCGTCGCACTCAGCTTCGACAATATGAAAGTACCAGTGGAAAATAGACTAGGTGAAGAAGGAAACGGCTTCAAAATCGCTATGGCCAACCTTGACGCTGGACGAATCGGCATCGCTGCTCAAGCACTGGGCATAGCAGAAGCGTCACTAGAAGCCGCCGTCGCCTACGCAAAAGAACGCGAACAATTTGGCAAACCGATCGCAGCCAACCAAGGCATAGGATTTAAGCTAGCCGACATGGCGACCGCAACAGAAGCAGCCAGATTACTAGTCTACCGCGCAGCTTGGCTACGTTCAGAAGACAAACCATGCGGCAAAGAAGCCTCCATGGCCAAACTATTCGCATCCCAAGCATCCGTAGACAACTCCATAGAAGCCGTCCAAGTATTCGGCGGCTACGGTTACACTAAAGACTATCCAGTAGAACGCTACTTCCGCGACGCCAAAGTATGTCAAATTTACGAAGGCACAAGCGAAATCCAAAGAGTCGTCATCGCCAAACATCTAACAAACTAAAGCTAGAAGCGCTTAGGGGAGCGCATAGCGCGGTGACCTACAACAACTTACAAATTTAATGATGTCAGTTTGCTTCAACAAGACGTAGGTAGGGATTGGAGCAGAAGAGGGGCGACTCCTGAGGCTCAAGATTACGCCCCCCGGAAAGCGTCCCTTTCTGGAGCTCCAATCCCCAAACCACAAGCCTAACTTAAGCTATAGCAATTTCATTCAGTAATCAAAAAAACAAAAGGGTGGGAGAAAAAATGGACTTTAAATTATCAGAAGAACATGAAATGATCAGAAAAATGGTACGCGACTTTGCACAGAAGGAAGTAGCACCAACCGCAGCACAACGAGACGAAGACGAAACCTTCGACATGGACATCTTCCACAAGATGGCCGAACTCGGACTCACAGGCATTCCATGGCCAGAAGAATATGGCGGCATCGGCAGCGACTTCCTAGCGTACGTCATCGCGGTAGAAGAACTATCCCGTGTCTGCGCATCTACAGGCGTCGTCCTATCCGCACACACCTCACTAGCAGGATGGCCACTATTCAAATACGGCAACGAAGAACAAAAACAAAAATACTTACGCCCACTGGCTGAAGGTTCGAAGATGGGAGCGTACTGCCTAACGGAAGCAGGCTCAGGATCAGACGCAGGGGGAATGAAAACGACAGCGAAGCTTGATGGTGACGACTACGTGCTAAATGGCTCGAAAATATTCATCACGAATGGTGGAATCGCTGACACATATATCGTCTTTGCTGTAACGGATCCAGAATCCAAACATAAAGGAACAAGCGCATTCATTGTAGAAAGTACATTTGAAGGATTCTCTGTAGGAAAGAAAGAGAAGAAAATGGGCATTCGTTCATCTCCGACAACAGAAGTCGTACTGGATAACTGTCGCGTACCGAAAGAAAATCTTCTAGGAGAAGAAGGCGATGGTTTCATTATCGCGATGAAAACGCTCGACGGTGGACGTAATGGAATCGCTGCTCAAGCAGTAGGAATTGCACAAGGCGCATTGGACGCGGCAGTCGATT
This window of the Sporosarcina ureae genome carries:
- a CDS encoding acyl-CoA dehydrogenase, whose translation is MDFILTEEQQMMRQMVRDFAKNEIEPWIPRMEDGEFPRELLEKMGELGLMGITAPEQYGGSEMDFLSYIIAIHELSKVSAVMGVVLSVHTSVGMNPILYFGTEEQKNRYLPKMASGEYLGAFCLTEASSGSDAGSLKTKAKRVDDHYVINGSKIFITNGGEADVYIVFANTAPEKGTYGITAFIVDRNTPGLSIGKDEKKMGLHGSRTVALSFDNMKVPVENRLGEEGNGFKIAMANLDAGRIGIAAQALGIAEASLEAAVAYAKEREQFGKPIAANQGIGFKLADMATATEAARLLVYRAAWLRSEDKPCGKEASMAKLFASQASVDNSIEAVQVFGGYGYTKDYPVERYFRDAKVCQIYEGTSEIQRVVIAKHLTN
- a CDS encoding acetyl-CoA C-acetyltransferase, which gives rise to MRTVILQGARTPFGKLSGALQSQTASDLGGIAIKEALARAGVQGDQVDEVIMGTVLQAGQGQIPSRQAAVKGGIPYGVKTETINKVCASGMRSITLADQLIRLGDETTIVAGGMESMTNAPYYANVRSGLKMGDSTLVDGMIYDGLTCSFSEGNVHMGTYGNSTANDFSVSRETQDEWSLRSHERALAAMDNGLFEEEIVGVSIPQRKGDPVVVTEDEGPRRGSSLEALAKLRPAFGKEGSVTAGNAPGINDGACAVVLMNEDEAKKQGKEPLAVILGHAEVAIEPERFPETPGHVIKALLEKTGKTADDIDLYEINEAFAVVALASSQIAGLDEEKVNVNGGAVALGHPIGASGARVVLTLANELKRRGGGIGIAAICSGGGQGDAIMIEVPKTN
- a CDS encoding 3-hydroxybutyryl-CoA dehydrogenase, whose translation is MTIEKVFVIGAGQMGGGIAQVCAQAGYQVTLHDLNEEAYDRGFKVITKNLARNVEKGRMTEEEKEAVLGRFTKSLDMQNAKDVDIVIEAAVENMAIKSKIFAELDEITPEHTILATNTSSLPITEIGAATKRPGKVIGMHFMNPVPVMQLVEVIRGLATDDDVYEAVEEMTKKLSKTPVEVNDAPGFVANRVLMPMINEAIFTLYEGVATKEAIDDVMKMGMNHPMGPLQLADFIGLDTCLYIMETLYEGFGDSKYRPCPLLRKYVKAGWYGKKTGRGFYSYE
- a CDS encoding acyl-CoA dehydrogenase; this encodes MDFKLSEEHEMIRKMVRDFAQKEVAPTAAQRDEDETFDMDIFHKMAELGLTGIPWPEEYGGIGSDFLAYVIAVEELSRVCASTGVVLSAHTSLAGWPLFKYGNEEQKQKYLRPLAEGSKMGAYCLTEAGSGSDAGGMKTTAKLDGDDYVLNGSKIFITNGGIADTYIVFAVTDPESKHKGTSAFIVESTFEGFSVGKKEKKMGIRSSPTTEVVLDNCRVPKENLLGEEGDGFIIAMKTLDGGRNGIAAQAVGIAQGALDAAVDYSKERVQFGKPIVANQGISFKLADMATATEASRLLTYQAAWLESNDLPYGKASAMAKLMAGDTAMKVTTEAVQVFGGYGYTKDYPVERYMRDAKITQIYEGTQEIQRLVISRMLTK